The proteins below are encoded in one region of Rhodothermus profundi:
- a CDS encoding DsbA family protein gives MDYRCAYCRQIHPTLEALLEAYPDLQIIYRHYPLNLNRSAAAARIALCADALGWFELMHTRLFSAQQLDIESLLYDRTESERAAFNSYLYGRDTPVDSLLLQDIALARRVGVTGTPTFFLNGRRVPVGVPASQLRNYVHQALQSENRPARR, from the coding sequence CTGGATTACCGGTGTGCCTACTGCCGCCAGATACACCCGACACTGGAGGCCCTGCTGGAGGCGTATCCCGACCTGCAGATTATCTACCGACACTATCCGCTGAACCTCAACCGCTCGGCAGCGGCTGCCCGCATTGCCCTCTGCGCCGACGCGCTGGGGTGGTTCGAGCTCATGCACACCCGCCTCTTTAGCGCTCAGCAACTGGATATAGAAAGCCTGCTCTACGATCGCACGGAATCCGAACGGGCCGCCTTCAATTCGTACCTGTATGGCCGGGACACTCCTGTAGACTCTCTGCTATTGCAGGATATTGCGCTGGCACGGCGAGTCGGCGTGACCGGCACGCCCACGTTCTTTTTGAACGGGCGCCGCGTGCCGGTAGGCGTTCCGGCTTCCCAACTCCGAAATTACGTCCACCAGGCGCTGCAGAGCGAAAACCGTCCAGCGCGTCGCTGA